The following are encoded together in the Lathyrus oleraceus cultivar Zhongwan6 chromosome 3, CAAS_Psat_ZW6_1.0, whole genome shotgun sequence genome:
- the LOC127125448 gene encoding CASP-like protein 1E1 — protein MHFQPPYLSHSLIDPPFLLTVIIHIFVYIYFIFRYTTKLKYLLLNSSRLLAYYYMGSQSKGSVDGVQSDVKVVENMATKKSGVYDLLLRVLCFLLTLTATIIVAVGKETKDISYASFQFKATAKWEYMSASVFFLVTNVIGCSYAATTMVISTIARNSGNKTILLMITILDLVISALHFSANGAAAAVGVLGQKGNSHVQWMKVCNVFDAYCRHMTAALVLSIIGSSVFLLLVAHSIFRLHYSRSY, from the exons ATGCACTTCCAACCTCCCTACCTTTCTCATTCACTCATTGACCCTCCTTTCCTTCTCACAGTTATTATACACATCTTTGTATATATATACTTTATCTTTCGTTACACAACAAAACTAAAATATTTATTACTTAACTCTTCAAGATTACTTGCTTACTACTATATGGGAAGCCAATCTAAGGGCAGTGTGGATGGAGTTCAAAGTGATGTGAAGGTTGTAGAGAATATGGCAACTAAGAAGAGTGGTGTTTATGATTTGTTGCTTAGGGTTCTTTGCTTCTTGCTCACTCTCACTGCTACTATCATTGTTGCTGTCGGTAAGGAAACTAAGGATATTTCCTATGCCTCGTTTCAGTTCAAAGCTACTGCTAAATGGGAATATATGTCTGCTAGTGT GTTTTTCTTGGTGACAAATGTTATAGGATGTTCATACGCAGCAACAACAATGGTGATTTCAACCATTGCAAGAAACAGTGGAAACAAAACAATACTATTGATGATAACAATACTAGATCTTGTTATATCTGCATTACACTTCTCAGCCAATGGAGCAGCTGCTGCAGTGGGAGTGTTAGGGCAGAAAGGAAACTCGCACGTGCAATGGATGAAAGTGTGTAATGTATTTGATGCCTATTGTCGTCACATGACTGCTGCTTTGGTTCTCTCTATCATTGGTTCATCTGTCTTCCTTTTGCTTGTGGCTCACTCTATTTTCAGACTCCATTATTCTAGATCATACTAG